From Cytophagales bacterium, the proteins below share one genomic window:
- a CDS encoding tetratricopeptide repeat protein, with amino-acid sequence MKYLLWCIMFLMMKQQSLAQENLDSLWALWNNTNLPDTIRLEAIDNISYGYLPDQPDSAEFFAQVQRDYAESRGLKKYQSLALWTQAYSSTIKGNNRDALELTKLAYELAKEAGAKKEAGNALKLLGSIYEMLGEYANALDHFDRALTIFEEIGYKRGQAGTINDAAIIYLNRGEFDLALDQFKQSFRIMEDVGDEFGQANALNNSGLIYSERGEFAQALDHFKQSERIMKGIGNKKGVAMSLGSIGRVYAQIAEYDLAIEHFNRSLELKEEIGDRQGVAVSLEGIGHIYKEQGKLMLAMDYHNRSLAIWEEIEYKQGVASTLINIGSVYRDLGEYAEAIDYFTRGLKIAEELEINIQKSVALSRIGRVKLTLGKYNEAVDHSQQSLKLSQKLGDLAQIKESAHTLYEAYKNTGKPIEAFGMLELYLSTRDSLESDEKNRELLRVEFQYKYEKEKQELAFQQEQERLIQEQEVSRLQWIIYGSIGMILLLVLLAFLVYRNYRIKQQSNQLLAQQNQEISNQKRELQELDKLKSRFFANISHELRTPLTLISGPLESLLHSPSKEEINKTLPLAIRNTKKLKELVNDILDLSKVENKGIELRESSVDLPVFLRRIWANYESMADQLSIDYKISIEQLDISWILMDSKRVEKILNNLLFNAIKYTSSGGKITLTAQRREDTVMIEIADTGQGIAREDLPHIFDRYFQSKQSNAPIQGGTGIGLALAHELAYLMGGDITVESELHKGSTFTLIFPLMETEAPVEEVFQKVEPDTYTPDSEERVIKGSPKGPKHKVLIVEDNADMRAYLNDQVQRNYLTSLATHGVEALEMLKTDSFDLIITDVMMPEMDGYALVQHLKSDKHFQGIPVIMLTALNMEDNKLDALALGVDDYLTKPFSPLELQARISNLIDRYRERKKWMDENYDPHRESEMEINEGELEIIDQQQVSQLGMTWLQTVKDIVLKELENPEFQVADLANQFHLSKRQFFRRFKTLTGLTPKQFQVEVALQKARELLEKDVYHNASAVAYSVGMQNVSRFNKAYFERFGKYPKEYFE; translated from the coding sequence ATGAAATATTTATTGTGGTGCATCATGTTCCTGATGATGAAACAACAATCTCTCGCCCAAGAGAACCTGGATTCTTTGTGGGCTTTGTGGAATAATACGAATCTTCCGGACACGATTCGTTTGGAAGCCATCGATAATATCTCTTATGGATATTTACCGGATCAACCGGATAGTGCGGAATTCTTTGCACAGGTTCAACGTGACTATGCTGAAAGCAGAGGACTAAAAAAGTATCAGTCGCTCGCTCTATGGACCCAAGCTTACTCAAGTACTATAAAAGGAAATAACAGAGATGCCTTGGAATTAACGAAGCTTGCTTACGAATTAGCGAAAGAAGCAGGAGCTAAAAAAGAAGCCGGGAACGCCTTAAAACTTCTTGGAAGTATTTATGAAATGCTTGGAGAGTATGCCAATGCACTTGATCATTTTGACCGTGCCTTAACAATATTCGAAGAAATTGGGTACAAAAGAGGTCAAGCGGGAACGATAAATGATGCTGCGATAATTTACTTAAATCGGGGAGAGTTTGACTTGGCTCTTGATCAATTTAAACAAAGTTTTAGGATAATGGAAGATGTCGGGGATGAATTTGGTCAAGCCAACGCCTTGAATAATTCAGGACTAATTTATTCGGAACGCGGAGAGTTTGCGCAGGCACTTGACCATTTTAAGCAGAGCGAACGGATAATGAAAGGAATTGGGAACAAAAAAGGTGTTGCAATGTCATTGGGTTCTATTGGAAGGGTTTATGCACAGATAGCAGAGTATGATCTTGCAATTGAGCATTTTAACCGCTCATTAGAGTTAAAGGAAGAAATCGGGGATAGACAAGGTGTGGCTGTGTCATTAGAAGGCATTGGACACATCTATAAAGAACAGGGTAAGTTGATGCTGGCAATGGATTATCATAACCGCAGTTTAGCGATATGGGAAGAAATTGAGTACAAACAAGGTGTGGCCTCCACATTAATTAATATTGGATCAGTCTACAGGGACCTTGGAGAATATGCTGAGGCAATAGACTATTTTACTCGTGGCTTGAAAATAGCTGAAGAATTAGAGATTAATATTCAAAAATCTGTCGCGCTGAGTAGGATTGGGCGTGTGAAATTGACTTTAGGTAAATACAATGAAGCCGTAGACCATAGCCAACAATCGCTTAAACTATCACAGAAGCTGGGTGATCTCGCCCAAATTAAGGAATCAGCACACACCTTGTACGAGGCTTACAAAAATACTGGCAAACCGATTGAAGCATTCGGAATGTTAGAGCTATACCTGAGTACCCGTGATAGCCTGGAAAGTGATGAAAAAAATCGAGAGTTGCTCCGGGTGGAATTTCAATATAAGTACGAGAAAGAAAAACAGGAGCTGGCTTTCCAGCAAGAACAAGAGCGATTGATCCAGGAACAAGAGGTATCCCGCTTACAATGGATCATATATGGCTCCATTGGGATGATTTTATTGTTGGTTCTACTTGCTTTTCTTGTCTACAGAAATTACCGGATCAAGCAACAATCGAATCAATTGCTTGCGCAACAAAATCAAGAGATTTCTAACCAAAAACGAGAACTGCAAGAACTGGACAAGTTGAAATCACGCTTTTTTGCCAATATCTCTCATGAATTGAGGACACCTCTTACGCTAATTTCCGGTCCATTGGAGTCTTTATTGCACAGTCCCTCCAAAGAGGAGATCAATAAAACGCTTCCGCTAGCGATCAGGAACACCAAGAAGCTCAAAGAACTGGTCAATGATATCCTGGACTTATCGAAAGTAGAAAATAAAGGGATTGAATTACGCGAAAGTTCCGTGGACCTACCCGTCTTTCTAAGAAGGATTTGGGCCAATTATGAATCAATGGCTGATCAGCTCTCCATTGATTACAAAATTTCTATTGAACAACTTGATATCAGCTGGATCCTAATGGATAGCAAACGAGTAGAAAAGATTCTCAATAATTTGCTATTTAACGCCATCAAGTATACTTCCAGTGGAGGCAAAATAACACTTACTGCACAAAGGCGCGAGGATACTGTCATGATCGAGATAGCAGATACCGGGCAAGGCATTGCCCGTGAAGACCTGCCCCATATTTTTGACCGATACTTTCAAAGTAAGCAATCTAATGCTCCTATCCAGGGAGGTACAGGTATTGGCCTTGCACTGGCACATGAGTTGGCCTACCTGATGGGCGGAGATATTACAGTGGAAAGTGAGCTTCACAAAGGAAGTACCTTTACGTTAATTTTCCCACTGATGGAAACGGAAGCTCCCGTGGAAGAGGTTTTCCAGAAGGTAGAGCCTGATACTTACACACCAGATTCGGAAGAGCGTGTCATCAAGGGATCTCCAAAAGGTCCAAAACATAAGGTCTTAATTGTAGAAGATAATGCAGACATGAGGGCTTACCTCAATGACCAGGTTCAACGGAACTACCTCACCTCACTGGCCACTCATGGAGTGGAAGCGCTGGAGATGCTGAAAACCGATTCCTTTGACCTAATCATTACTGATGTAATGATGCCTGAAATGGATGGGTACGCACTTGTGCAACACTTGAAGAGCGATAAACATTTCCAAGGTATACCTGTAATCATGCTCACTGCCCTGAACATGGAGGATAATAAACTGGATGCCCTGGCGTTAGGGGTGGACGACTACCTGACCAAACCTTTTTCACCTCTGGAATTGCAGGCCCGGATCTCGAACCTTATCGACCGGTATAGAGAGAGGAAAAAATGGATGGATGAAAACTACGACCCCCATCGTGAAAGTGAAATGGAAATCAATGAGGGGGAATTGGAAATAATAGATCAACAGCAAGTAAGTCAATTAGGGATGACATGGCTTCAAACAGTCAAGGATATAGTCCTTAAGGAGCTGGAAAATCCTGAATTTCAAGTAGCAGACCTGGCCAACCAATTTCACCTGAGCAAGAGACAATTTTTCCGAAGATTTAAAACACTGACCGGTCTCACACCAAAACAGTTCCAAGTGGAGGTTGCCCTGCAAAAAGCGAGGGAATTGCTGGAAAAAGATGTCTACCACAATGCTTCTGCAGTTGCTTATTCGGTCGGTATGCAGAATGTCTCAAGGTTTAACAAAGCATATTTTGAACGTTTCGGGAAATATCCCAAGGAATATTTTGAGTGA
- a CDS encoding sigma-70 family RNA polymerase sigma factor, whose protein sequence is MLKNDQTISPSDENLDELLFAGIKLHDEGALETLFKKYYVTLCRKAVGIVKVDTVAEEIVSDVFFTIWSRRDKINIQSNVLGYLRYAVRNHALNYLKLRKLGTVDLSQMEYQAQTNDLDPLENLMMDECMDEWEDKISQLPMQRQKILRMCRLEGLSVAKVASQLSLAEQTVRNQVQLAIKGLK, encoded by the coding sequence ATGTTAAAAAATGATCAAACGATAAGTCCGTCAGATGAAAACTTGGACGAATTGCTATTCGCCGGCATCAAATTGCATGATGAAGGTGCGCTTGAAACCTTGTTCAAGAAGTACTATGTTACCCTTTGCCGGAAGGCGGTGGGGATCGTAAAGGTGGACACGGTGGCGGAGGAAATCGTGTCAGATGTTTTCTTTACCATATGGAGCAGGAGGGATAAGATCAACATTCAATCTAATGTGTTGGGTTACCTGCGTTATGCCGTGCGCAATCATGCCCTGAATTACTTGAAATTACGAAAACTGGGCACGGTAGATCTGTCTCAGATGGAGTACCAGGCCCAGACAAATGATTTGGATCCACTAGAAAATCTCATGATGGATGAGTGTATGGATGAATGGGAAGACAAGATCAGTCAATTACCCATGCAGCGACAAAAAATCCTCAGGATGTGTAGACTGGAGGGGCTGTCAGTGGCTAAGGTAGCCAGTCAATTGTCATTGGCGGAACAGACGGTCAGAAATCAAGTGCAACTGGCAATCAAGGGTTTGAAGTAG
- a CDS encoding site-specific integrase → MSTTLKFVLDTRRAKDNGTYPLRLRIMHNRVNSHISLGYSLSEKEWDGKNERLRSSSKSYGNVSRFNNDLQSRKAKYFEIIGELERDGILDNLSASQLKGHLEKKPKGNVSFGDFIQQQYELKLNANKSGTARTYKDLANFLRRYNDGNLNLSFVEIDYNFLVQLEHQHIGKGNQYSSLSVYLRTLRSLYNEAIKMGLVNEKHYPFTKYKIKEGQPRRSALTKKNFQLVKKAEFKQGSAKQIGRDFYLASFYLHGMNWMDMCLLRYENLSDDLNRLQYVRKKTGKPFNLKVSEPLIDAINSLKTFDASNRKDFIFPVLKLEDDPEKYVTKINNRRLKINKYLKMVAQDLDISSFSIYSARHTYATMLWENSGSAAVTQRSLGHKTEEQTQEYLSYFGNDKVDSASDDLFEIL, encoded by the coding sequence ATGAGTACAACACTAAAATTCGTCCTCGATACCCGAAGAGCTAAAGATAACGGAACCTATCCATTACGACTAAGAATTATGCATAACCGTGTCAATTCTCATATCTCATTGGGCTATTCTCTTTCAGAGAAAGAATGGGACGGCAAGAATGAGCGTCTTAGATCATCCTCGAAATCTTACGGCAATGTTAGCCGCTTCAATAACGATTTGCAATCACGTAAAGCCAAGTATTTCGAGATCATTGGAGAATTGGAACGAGATGGAATTCTAGATAATTTGAGTGCTTCCCAGCTCAAGGGCCACCTAGAGAAGAAACCCAAAGGAAACGTGAGTTTTGGTGATTTCATTCAGCAACAATACGAACTGAAGCTGAATGCTAATAAGTCAGGAACTGCTCGAACCTATAAGGATCTGGCAAACTTCCTAAGAAGATACAATGATGGAAATCTCAATCTCAGTTTTGTCGAGATAGATTACAATTTTCTGGTTCAATTGGAACATCAACATATTGGTAAAGGGAATCAATACAGTTCACTTTCGGTTTACCTGCGAACCCTTCGTTCGCTTTACAATGAAGCCATTAAAATGGGCTTGGTGAATGAGAAACATTATCCGTTTACGAAATACAAAATCAAAGAAGGACAACCCAGAAGAAGTGCTTTGACCAAGAAGAATTTTCAGCTAGTAAAAAAGGCTGAGTTTAAACAGGGGAGTGCCAAGCAGATTGGAAGAGATTTCTACCTGGCCAGCTTCTACTTACACGGCATGAACTGGATGGACATGTGTTTGCTGAGATATGAGAACCTATCTGATGATCTAAATCGGTTGCAATATGTTAGGAAGAAAACTGGTAAGCCATTTAATCTCAAAGTATCGGAGCCTCTTATTGATGCCATAAACTCATTGAAAACCTTCGATGCTTCCAATCGAAAGGACTTCATTTTTCCCGTCTTAAAGCTCGAAGATGATCCTGAGAAGTATGTCACTAAAATCAACAACCGCAGGCTTAAAATCAATAAGTATCTGAAAATGGTTGCCCAAGACCTGGATATTTCAAGCTTCTCCATCTATTCCGCTCGACATACTTATGCTACGATGTTATGGGAAAATTCTGGATCTGCTGCAGTCACTCAACGCAGCCTGGGCCACAAGACCGAGGAGCAGACGCAGGAGTATCTTTCTTACTTTGGGAATGATAAAGTGGACAGTGCTTCGGATGATTTGTTTGAGATACTTTAG
- a CDS encoding amino acid racemase produces the protein MNMLNDTDDRDQSAEEQVIGIVGGMGPQAGIELANDIFRLTEAKKDQEHRSVIMMSYPGQLGDRTAYIEGTELINPAFNIAKVIQKLELSGADVVGIACNSSHVPAIYNVILDELKKSSSRVRLLNMPKETCKHIKEHFPEAAKVGVMSTNGTYKAGVYVTLLEQAGLQAVVPTYSFQNEVIHDMVYNPSYGIKSCPEGITDEVIDLLGRAFSFFQEQGVDAVILGCTEIPLALKQYPKTKQIPLLINPSEILAKALIAATERRQLAHGE, from the coding sequence ATGAATATGTTGAATGATACGGACGATCGGGATCAATCAGCTGAAGAGCAGGTGATTGGGATTGTTGGAGGTATGGGGCCCCAAGCAGGGATAGAGCTGGCCAATGATATTTTCCGACTTACGGAAGCTAAGAAAGATCAGGAGCATCGATCGGTGATCATGATGTCATATCCCGGGCAGCTAGGAGACCGGACTGCTTACATCGAGGGTACTGAGTTGATAAATCCGGCGTTCAATATTGCGAAGGTCATTCAAAAGTTGGAATTGTCGGGAGCAGATGTCGTTGGAATCGCTTGCAATAGTTCCCATGTTCCTGCCATCTACAATGTAATACTAGATGAACTGAAAAAGTCATCAAGTCGGGTAAGGCTGCTGAACATGCCCAAAGAAACTTGTAAACACATCAAGGAACATTTCCCAGAAGCTGCAAAAGTAGGCGTCATGAGTACGAACGGTACTTATAAAGCAGGAGTATATGTGACACTCCTTGAGCAGGCAGGACTTCAGGCAGTCGTTCCAACATATTCGTTTCAAAATGAAGTGATTCACGACATGGTCTACAATCCCAGTTATGGGATCAAATCCTGTCCAGAGGGGATCACAGATGAAGTCATCGACTTGTTGGGACGAGCTTTTTCTTTTTTTCAGGAGCAGGGAGTAGATGCAGTCATATTAGGTTGTACAGAAATTCCATTGGCCCTGAAGCAATACCCTAAGACAAAACAAATACCCCTGTTGATCAATCCCAGTGAAATATTGGCCAAAGCCCTCATCGCAGCGACAGAAAGGCGACAACTGGCTCATGGCGAGTAA
- a CDS encoding OmpH family outer membrane protein, with product MKKLLQPSILIILVLLVITSSFKLEKVTTSKIGYLSINGAVSQIPVYQEQRSKLDTTIYELNLALQGKIQDFQQKQQSFVKDSASMNELIRQDKLTELQNLSQAIQAFKQGSEEEVARQDSILVQPILDELQLAIKEVAKQYGYTHILNTDVRAVNGPPMVLYAQEETNVSDLVIETFEQMSKSQ from the coding sequence ATGAAAAAGTTACTTCAACCTTCGATTTTGATCATACTGGTCTTGCTGGTAATCACTTCAAGTTTCAAGCTTGAGAAAGTAACCACGTCAAAGATTGGTTATCTGAGTATCAATGGTGCGGTATCCCAAATTCCTGTTTACCAGGAGCAACGAAGCAAATTGGACACCACCATCTACGAATTGAATCTGGCACTGCAAGGAAAGATCCAGGACTTTCAGCAAAAGCAACAAAGTTTTGTAAAAGACTCTGCCTCCATGAATGAACTGATCCGTCAGGATAAACTGACCGAGCTTCAAAACCTCTCTCAGGCCATCCAGGCTTTCAAGCAGGGATCGGAAGAGGAGGTCGCCCGACAGGATAGTATTCTTGTTCAGCCTATTTTGGATGAGTTACAGCTGGCCATTAAAGAGGTAGCGAAGCAGTATGGCTATACTCACATATTGAACACGGATGTCAGAGCGGTGAATGGACCACCCATGGTACTTTATGCCCAGGAAGAAACGAATGTAAGTGATCTTGTGATTGAGACTTTTGAACAAATGTCCAAGAGTCAGTAA
- a CDS encoding response regulator: MNYLFTGILFLSVLQFSPAQQHPTFDSLLNILETQLDGLSEEAAEDILDNMTTAYKSLDSTQAMQYINRSMLLADEINYPLLKINALSNQGDYNYSYGNYDASEGNYQDMLELAQMHDYTTGKGDAKMGLCDLAKRRDEFRKAYQLCLECVDYYVQAGKQQKLLAVYSRLAMILQVLGDFKSSIEYSFAALKLAESLGDQSAMMKVYSDLGSAYSGQKHFSAAVDYLLKALSISTELNDRRGMAQQLANIGVNYAVQGDYEKALLYDLKSLKIKEETGLRNGHVVISMNNIADSYFYLNNLDSAFYYASAALKLARELNFKYMEPYPMITMGQVYQARGKLIESRLQFQSAKEIGFQTGDPQVIIYSTEHLARVEAEFGNFEAAYENHITYKQYSDSVFNESNTKAMIQLQAEHQFEQEKDSIQYANQQQQLIADQTIKRQTNNQYAMLAGVILLLVIVFILFRYYQSKQKANNTLQTRNKEIEQQKNELATLEKTKSRFFANISHELRTPLTLISSPLDNLIDQEGAYPPAETTQTLQLMQRNTRKLKGLVNDILDLSKMESSNIALKEEPVELKSLIQRISSNYTSMAEQLEIRYRHSIDEKLPTWVLLDPQRIEKVLNNLLFNAIKYTAAGGEVELALSRQNENLMIQVIDTGQGIAPDDLPHIFDRYFQSKQPDAPIQGGTGIGLALAYELAGRMGGDLTVESALDHGSTFKLEIPCKPAEAPDDRSPQEEGDVVETWAAAEDNLLPSPISETSSFRVLIVEDHPDMRQYVSQLLAGDYDISLAKNGKKALDKLSAEPFDLVITDVMMPEMDGYSLLEHMKSSEQFRNIPVVMLTALNFEDRKLQALAIGVDDYLTKPFSPQELKARVQNLITRYQTRKEGALEMVEEEPVEEGNIAHQANSSTVMYKSDLEWLKEVESVILQELENSDFQVADLADHFNLGKRQFQRRLKKLTGLTPIQYQFEIALQKARKLLEDQVYGNVTAVGLAAGFNNSSRFSERYELRFGKKPSDYFRDGVLD, from the coding sequence ATGAACTATTTGTTTACTGGCATTCTTTTCTTATCCGTCCTTCAATTCAGTCCAGCACAGCAACACCCGACTTTTGATTCCCTTTTGAATATTTTAGAAACCCAACTGGATGGGCTATCGGAAGAGGCAGCAGAGGACATTCTCGACAACATGACAACCGCCTACAAATCGTTGGATTCCACGCAGGCCATGCAATATATCAACAGATCAATGCTGCTGGCGGATGAAATTAACTATCCATTACTAAAGATCAATGCCCTCTCCAATCAGGGAGATTATAACTATTCCTACGGTAACTATGATGCCTCCGAAGGCAATTACCAGGATATGCTCGAACTTGCTCAAATGCACGACTACACAACAGGTAAAGGTGATGCCAAGATGGGGCTGTGCGATTTGGCCAAGAGAAGAGACGAATTCAGAAAAGCTTATCAGCTCTGCCTCGAATGTGTCGATTACTATGTCCAGGCCGGGAAGCAACAAAAGCTATTGGCGGTATATTCTCGACTTGCTATGATCCTACAGGTATTGGGCGACTTTAAGTCTTCGATTGAATATAGCTTCGCCGCCTTAAAACTGGCTGAAAGCCTTGGTGACCAAAGCGCGATGATGAAAGTTTATTCAGACCTTGGATCAGCTTATTCAGGACAAAAACATTTCAGCGCGGCTGTCGATTATTTGCTAAAAGCTTTGTCTATATCCACAGAACTAAATGACAGACGAGGTATGGCTCAGCAACTTGCCAATATCGGCGTGAATTACGCCGTACAAGGTGATTATGAAAAAGCGTTATTATATGACTTGAAATCCCTGAAGATCAAGGAAGAGACGGGATTGAGAAATGGTCATGTTGTCATTTCAATGAACAACATTGCCGACTCCTATTTCTACCTCAACAATCTTGATAGTGCCTTCTACTATGCCTCCGCAGCTCTCAAACTTGCAAGAGAACTCAATTTCAAATATATGGAACCTTATCCTATGATCACCATGGGGCAGGTTTATCAGGCACGAGGAAAACTGATTGAATCCCGGTTGCAATTCCAATCGGCAAAAGAAATAGGATTTCAGACCGGTGATCCTCAAGTGATCATTTACAGCACCGAGCACCTGGCCAGGGTTGAGGCGGAATTCGGCAACTTTGAGGCCGCCTACGAAAACCATATCACCTATAAGCAGTACTCCGATAGTGTGTTCAATGAAAGTAATACAAAGGCCATGATCCAGCTTCAGGCTGAACATCAATTTGAACAGGAGAAAGATTCCATTCAGTATGCCAATCAACAACAACAACTGATCGCTGACCAAACCATAAAACGTCAAACAAACAACCAATACGCGATGCTGGCGGGTGTAATTCTACTGCTGGTCATTGTTTTTATCCTTTTCCGTTACTACCAGTCCAAGCAAAAAGCCAACAATACCCTTCAGACAAGGAATAAGGAGATTGAGCAGCAGAAAAATGAGCTCGCGACACTCGAAAAAACTAAGTCACGGTTCTTTGCCAATATCTCTCACGAATTGCGAACACCTTTGACGTTGATCAGCAGTCCTCTGGATAACCTGATTGATCAAGAAGGCGCTTATCCTCCTGCTGAAACCACGCAAACGCTACAGCTCATGCAGCGCAACACGCGTAAATTGAAAGGCCTCGTGAATGACATCCTTGACCTGTCGAAGATGGAATCCAGCAACATAGCGTTGAAGGAAGAACCTGTTGAATTGAAGTCGCTCATCCAGCGGATCTCTTCCAACTATACTTCCATGGCGGAGCAACTAGAGATCCGCTACAGACATTCAATCGACGAGAAGTTGCCAACCTGGGTCTTACTGGACCCCCAGCGCATAGAAAAAGTACTGAACAACTTGCTCTTCAATGCTATCAAATACACCGCTGCCGGAGGTGAGGTCGAACTGGCCCTGTCTCGGCAAAATGAAAACCTGATGATCCAGGTGATCGATACGGGTCAGGGAATTGCACCGGATGATCTTCCGCACATCTTTGACCGGTACTTCCAGAGCAAGCAGCCCGATGCTCCCATCCAGGGCGGTACTGGTATTGGACTTGCATTGGCTTATGAGCTGGCAGGACGCATGGGAGGTGACCTAACTGTCGAAAGTGCATTGGACCATGGAAGCACCTTTAAGCTTGAAATTCCATGCAAACCTGCCGAAGCACCAGACGACAGGTCACCCCAGGAGGAAGGTGATGTAGTTGAGACCTGGGCAGCAGCCGAAGACAACCTCCTGCCCTCACCTATATCCGAAACATCATCGTTTAGGGTTTTGATCGTCGAGGACCATCCGGACATGCGGCAATATGTCAGTCAGTTGCTCGCGGGTGACTATGACATCTCCCTGGCCAAAAACGGAAAAAAAGCCCTGGACAAATTGTCAGCAGAGCCATTTGACCTGGTCATTACGGATGTCATGATGCCAGAGATGGACGGATACAGCTTGCTGGAACACATGAAATCGTCTGAGCAATTTCGCAACATCCCGGTGGTCATGCTCACTGCCCTCAATTTTGAAGACCGTAAATTGCAAGCCCTGGCGATTGGCGTAGACGATTACCTCACCAAACCATTTTCGCCTCAAGAACTCAAAGCAAGGGTCCAAAATCTGATTACCAGGTATCAAACCAGAAAAGAAGGAGCTCTGGAAATGGTCGAGGAGGAACCAGTAGAAGAAGGAAATATTGCCCATCAGGCCAATTCGTCGACCGTAATGTACAAATCAGACCTGGAGTGGCTCAAAGAAGTGGAATCAGTAATCTTACAAGAGCTTGAAAACAGTGACTTCCAGGTCGCGGACCTTGCGGATCACTTCAATCTGGGTAAGCGGCAGTTTCAGAGAAGACTAAAGAAACTGACAGGCCTTACGCCTATACAATATCAATTTGAAATCGCCTTGCAAAAAGCCAGAAAACTACTGGAAGACCAAGTGTATGGCAATGTCACGGCGGTCGGCCTTGCGGCAGGGTTTAACAACTCGAGCCGTTTTTCAGAGCGGTACGAACTTCGATTCGGAAAGAAACCCAGCGACTATTTCCGGGATGGTGTGCTGGATTGA